A window from Malania oleifera isolate guangnan ecotype guangnan chromosome 7, ASM2987363v1, whole genome shotgun sequence encodes these proteins:
- the LOC131159969 gene encoding fe(2+) transport protein 1-like, which translates to MAIFAPPHPHAALSLLFLLLAFTSQTSGQPVTGAPEECGSRSVGGGCHGGGETLKLKLIAISSILVTSMIGVCLPIFSRAVPALQPDRDLFVVVKAFASGVILATGYMHVMPDSFNDLTSYCLPEHPWRRFPFTTFVAMLSALATLMLDSFSTSCYQKGYLSGAPEPREQVKDESAKELVKGEHCHINNSTDQIESQLLRYRVVAQVLEVGIVVHSVVIGLSMGTSDNPCTIRPLVAALCFHQLFEGMGLGGCILQAEYGYVMKMIMVFFFSVTTPFGIALGIGLSNVYSPNSPTALIVVGLLNASSAGLLNYMALVDLLASDFMGPKLQGRAKLQIWAYVAVLLGAGCMSLMAKWA; encoded by the exons ATGGCCATTTTCGCTCCACCCCATCCTCACGCtgctctctctcttcttttcctccTCCTCGCTTTCACATCACAGACTTCCGGGCAACCAGTGACCGGAGCTCCGGAGGAATGTGGTTCGAGGTCTGTCGGAGGAGGATGTCACGGCGGTGGGGAGACCTTAAAGCTGAAGCTCATTGCCATAAGTTCCATACTGGTGACTAGCATGATCGGCGTTTGCCTTCCGATCTTCTCACGTGCCGTCCCGGCCCTTCAGCCCGACCGGGATCTATTTGTGGTGGTTAAAGCCTTCGCATCGGGCGTCATTCTGGCGACCGGGTACATGCACGTAATGCCCGACTCCTTCAACGATTTGACGTCGTATTGTTTGCCGGAGCACCCCTGGAGGAGATTCCCGTTCACCACCTTCGTGGCGATGCTCTCAGCTCTGGCGACTTTGATGCTGGATTCCTTCTCAACCAGTTGCTACCAAAAAGGTTATCTCTCCGGTGCGCCTGAACCCAGAGAGCAAGTGAAAGATGAGAGCGCTAAGGAACTGGTGAAGGGTGAGCATTGCCATATTAACAACAGCACTGACCAGATAGAGTCGCAGCTGTTACGATATCGGGTCGTGGCTCAG GTGCTGGAGGTGGGAATAGTTGTGCACTCGGTGGTTATTGGACTCTCAATGGGTACCTCCGACAATCCATGCACAATCAGACCTCTGGTGGCGGCTCTGTGCTTCCATCAACTCTTTGAAGGAATGGGACTCGGCGGATGCATACTGCAG GCGGAGTATGGGTACGTGATGAAGATGATCATGGTGTTCTTCTTCTCGGTGACTACTCCGTTTGGAATCGCCCTTGGGATTGGTCTGTCGAACGTGTACAGTCCGAACAGTCCGACGGCTTTGATTGTGGTGGGACTGCTGAATGCTTCATCCGCTGGATTGTTGAATTATATGGCATTGGTGGATCTCTTGGCGTCCGACTTCATGGGGCCTAAACTGCAGGGAAGGGCGAAGCTTCAGATATGGGCTTATGTTGCGGTTTTGTTGGGTGCTGGATGCATGTCTTTAATGGCGAAATGGGCATAG